The Polypterus senegalus isolate Bchr_013 unplaced genomic scaffold, ASM1683550v1 scaffold_6639, whole genome shotgun sequence nucleotide sequence GTGTGCCCTGGTGTCCAAAGTATAAAAGCCGAATATGATGGCTATGGATTAGCCTTCACATACCCTGAACTCACCCTCTGCAGATATTTCAGGACCTCACATATTGTGACATATTAGAGTAGGAAATATCtcctaaacaaagaaaaaacagattaTGACTTCAACAAAGCATTTGTAAGATATGATTTCTGCCAAAAGTGGTGCTATTATGTATTAGTAGACAGGGTACCAACTCTGAACATACTAAAATAGTTCTGACTGTTAGTTAGTGATAGTCATCAAATAAATAGTAATTGTACATTAgtgttttcataaaatttttacAGTGGAACAGTgaaagtgctgctgcctcacaaaatggaggccagggttcatgtcctgggcgCTCCCAGTGAGGAGTTTTCAAGTTCTCCCATTGCCGCTGTGGATttccctctgggtgctccagtttcctcccacactccaaagacatgcaggttaggtggactgagaTGATGAACTGGTCTCTGTGTTCATCCTGCAGtgcatattctgtatatgcatatatTGCACAGTGTCCTGCCTTTCTGTTATCTTCTGACTTACAGAAACTGATATTTCGTATTTTTAACATTCATACTTTATTAACATCTTACCATTTTTGATAAGTGGAGAGCGCTGAAACTCTCCAATGAGAAAGgacctaaaaaaatgttttcagtgtaATTCATTTAATGCAAAGTGCTCTGTTACAGATTATCTCAGATTCCTAAAACCTTCATGGAATGACTGGAATTCATTATTTATCGTTTaaaattaaccagaaaaagaaaacgaaTCAAAGGAAAAAATGCAGCGTTGCTGTACTATAATATCTCTTTAGGTCGCATTGTCAGAAGAATATAACAATACAGTTAGCTTGCTAATTGTCATTTCTATCCACGCCCCCAAGACTATTGAACACCACGGAGGGCAGGGCGCAAATAACTTGAAGAACTTTTTCATCCAAGTTGCAGATCCAGATTCTTTCCTGTGGGTGCTATTTGCAAGATGGACAACGAATCAAAGTACTTACTCTTCAAAGGACTTTTGGTGCCTAAAATATGTCACACGCCAGAGAGTCTGAAATATGCCGAAGAGTTTTGCGTTAGGGACGACGACGTGTTCGCGGTAACCTACCCAAAATCTAGTAAGTAGAGCCGGGCTGGCGAAGGGACAGGGAGCGGAAAACTGCCACCCTGGGTTTGGCAGCAGCTGAGCAAGAGTGACTCGGCGGGGAGCGCATTCTAAACAGGCAGCGCCGTGAACTTTCAGACCCCGTGACAGAACATGATCTTTAGAAAACTTACACTATATAGGTTAAGAGTTCAAACGAGATCTATAATTTACTGTACTTGAgctttgatttatttgtgtggGCAATCAAAACGAAATTTGATTGTtcttttgtatttgttacaaACGGCAAAAAAGGAAACGCTGTATAATATTTGTTCTTCATAACATAAGTGTAAGATCGCCGGTGCAGGTAGGTACCTAAATGCCAACGCGTAAACAGAATGATATACGAtaacactagtttttttttttttatataatattttttgttaactGTCAGCCTGAGCAGTGGAATGACCTACAGTCGCTTAGTGTTTAAAAACTTGAAATTAAGAAAACGTACACAAGTATCGTTATCAATATTTAAGTCACATACTTTCTGtatacttattttaattatggCAAAATCAGTGCCTTCTTCTTATTTCAAACAAGCTAGAAACGTACACGCAGCGAAAAATTAAATCGTGCTTTGGGATTAGGTTAACTGTATTTAAAGTTGGGGgcgtttttaatttgtttgattattttataaaaagaggctttttttttaaatacagtactttGTCACCGTGGTGTGTGTGACGTGTGATTCAGGTTTCCTCAGACAGCGACATCACTGCTTCAGCTAGTCCATGTGAAACCTGCGGGCAAACCGCACCGCAAAGCGCACGCGCGGTGAGCTAccgaaacactttttttttacttattgcggTCAGTTTCAACGGGGCGTTGATTATCTGCTAGACAGTTAAGTGTTTGGCCTGTGCCGAGTAGCTAACAATGTCACAGCAGAGGCTGTGAGACACTGCTGATGGAAAGACAGTTATCCCTGCTACTACTGACTTTAAGAAGAAGTAAAGCAAAAGGTGGAGTGTTTGACCTATAGACCAAAAGTGACGAAGGAAGGGCGTGTGCAACATTCTCGTAAGTGGGTCACCTACATGATGAACGAaggcatttcaaatgttttgcatgtcgTCCTTAAGTTTTGATGATCTGTTGCGTCATATTCAGCCTTTCGTTCATCATTGTGACAACCATGTACCCACCCTCAGTGTTCTGGAAACACGGCCGCCTTGAGGTAACTAGAATTGTTTTATTCACTGCGTGCAGCTTAAACACTTCGCGTTCCACGCGCACGCGGGGTTTTGTCTCCAAATCAGCTTTTAGGGCCTGGTTTATACTTACTGTGTGTAGACGGCGCGCATGCCACACCGCAAAGCGAGTACGCGgtaagagaaaaaaacacatttgtgttAAGCAGCGGGCACGCGCGCGCAACTCTGTGGGCGGTTGTTTCAAAAGCTCGAAGAGAGTGTCTGGTATCTGTTGGCTGACTACATCCCTTCAATCTTAATTTCAAACAGTACACTCTTAAAATTAAAGGTGCTAAAGTTTGGTTCCCAAAATAACCATCCATATGTAGGTTCCAGAAGAAACCACTTATTTAGATCTGCAGCAATCTCCATTAATAGACAATAGATTTGTGAAAATCCAATGAGATTTTGATTCTTGACTCTTTCTGCATGCAATAACTGTGGGTCAGTTCAGATATTCTTGATCTGTTCGTATCTTGCTAGGTAGCCTACTGGATATTAAAGATTTctattttgtccacatattatgAATCTTTATAAAGAACAAAGAACCAATTGTATATGCAAAGAACTCTTGAAAATGTCAAGCAATGGGTCTACGAGAAAGTGGCAATAAAGAACCTCAAATTTGAAGAGTGTAATTAAATTCATACACAATATTTCTCTGTTTGAATAAAAAATAGGCAATGTGCAAGAGAGTATTACTTAGGATAGGATGatttattactgtatttgttgATTATGAACATATTTACATTAGCTTTGGCCTTTTGTGGAAAACAGTTGCCTTTGTAGTATTTAAAATATGACCTTCTGTAACCTACTCAGTAGAAAGTTGATGTTTTTAGCTTTGTAAACTCATGATAGGCCTACCTTTATACAGTAAGTACAGAATAAAGATGTGAAGTACTTAGCGATGTTACCAAGCAGCTCCAGGATGGTTTCCAGTAAATGAGTAGGTgccattttcaaattttccttttcaTTGTAGGTTTTCTGTGGGTTCTTCAGGTATCCTGCCATGTACCAAAGACACGTTAATCCAAAACGTTGACACCATATGAGTGAGTGACCAATGTGGGTGTCCCATCTACAGTTGgtgcctgccttgcatccagtgttgctgtcatatgctCTGGCCTCCTAAGACAATGATCTGAggcacattttaaaataccaaatTACTAGAAGatgaaagtttaatttttattagcATCTGAAagcctgttttatatttttgaaacattGCAATTCACACATATAATTAGAAAGTGTTCCTCTTGACATCTTGTATGTCTAGAAGTGTTTAAAAGTGTGACAaaggtacattttaaaacattgagCAAGTGGCAcacagaaattcttttttttaggtcATGTCTAAATTACAATGCAAGTAACTTTATTCTGAAATAACAAATTGGAAAATATCCCTATATAACTTACAAATTCTTTATAGctaataaacacagaaaaaaagtggAAGCTGAAAATTAATACTTGCTTGACAGCAAtagagaattattattacatGTCGTGTTAGCTCCTGGAGTGCCCATTGCTTGATGCCACCCCAACCAGACTGCAGCTTCCAAAGCCATTAAAACTGAGTAAATCTTGCAGAGATTAGAATGACTCAAATAACCAATGTGCGTGTATATATTTGATAAATGATAAATAGATAAGTCTGTTATTTAAGATCTGCTATATAAGgaacaaatgtatttgtttatttttatgttctggtgatttgttcctgctttgtgccctatgattGGCAAGATAGACTctgctgccctgtgaccctgctctggataagtgggtcaCATAGAAGTTTGGATGGATGCATGTTTTGTAATCTTTCAAGAGTGAGTCACCAATAGACTAAACAAGAGGATTAATGGGTCTGGTTATATACAGAGGGGACAGGAAGGGGTAGGATCATGGCTGGAAGTGAGGTCTTGTAGGAGGTGTGTCCACAAAGGAAATAGGTGGAGTCCTAGGCAGACTTTCATTCTGCCGGTCTGTGAAGGAAGGAGGAAAGGTATTAGCACCATTCAACAACCGCAGTCTCTGTGTCTGActcccagttaagcccttagactgcctcccaagaACGcctgtgtgacaatacatatatatatatactttttaataatCATGCTAAGTcacatacatttattcttgtcTATTAAACGCCGTCACATGTATTGAAAAGGAGAATTTGTAACTATATAAGATCATTAAATAAACCAAACTTATTATATGTATGCTGTACACTGACTCTTCATCTTACCACTTAATGTAGAATACTTCCTTTTTTTCCAGGTACAACATGGATGCAAGAAATCATCCCACTTATTTTGAGTGATGGAGATCTAACACCTATACACACCATTCCAACATGGGACAGAATTCCTTGGCTTGAGGAAACGCGAGCACAACTATTTCTTGACAGCCGTCCCTCCCCACGTGCTATTGCATCCCATTTATGGTATCAGCATATGCCTCCATCCTTCTTCAAGTCCAAAGCTAAGGTATTGTATCATCAGGGTTGATGGCTCTTCAGTAAAGGTCATACCAAAGGGGATAAAATGGTTGATCTAAAAGGAAATTAAGCAAAAGTAAAGAGATGTGGCTGATGCTGTTTAATAGTCAGATACATACAAAGTGTTGAAGgacaccagatagatagatagatagatagatagatagatagatagatagatagatagatagatagatagatagatagatagatagggtcaATGTCGCCCCGTGATACCCACAGACCACACCTCAGAAAAGTAAAAGttcagaaattaatttaatttcataaattgtGCACCAAGCAGCTCCACCTCCTCGATACTCAATAATatatcaataacaacaacatttatttatataggacattttcatgcaaacagtagctcaaagtgctttacatattaaaaatagaaaaataaaagacataattataaaaaaataaatcaacattaacatcgaataagagtaaggtccaatggccagggtggacagaaaaaacaaaaaaaactccaagacggctggagaaaaaaataaaatctgtagggattccagaccattagactgcccagtcccctctgagcattcaacctaacataaatgaaacagtcctctttggatttagggttctcatggaaggacttgatgatgatgatcacgtagacttcacttctggcttttaatccatccatcattgttggagcatcatgatgctttgagtaggtggtacagaaaccggaaaaagaagcagaagagagagtaggggtcacaTCATAATACAATAGCAATAATCAATtgtcacaatcctccactcccagttGCTCCGTCAACCTTCCTCCTAACTCAACTCAgcctgctggggtttcccagagtccttttatatttcttgacccggaagtgcttctgtccctcagtccatgtgatttcatagcacgTCCGAGTCAGATGAACACTTCTTCtattcttcagcccggaagtactttgtttcttctggccccgtgactagggagtacttccaggctatatggtAAATAGAAAtccctgttcctccctgcagcgtcccctggtggctcccattatatccagcagggttgcgaagccaaactccattgtccatgatgccctgctggaattcgatgaatctccatgttgcagggaggactccctCTAGCGACGTGGagctattggccgggatgaacacaatagatagatatatagatagactgTATTACCAAAAGTTTGGTTATATGAGGAtgcctgaccatcacacctatataaGCTTGTTGGACACCTTAATTCAAAATCCATGGTATTATTATGAAGATGCCCCCCTCCACCCCCACTttgcagccatgacagccttcacTCTGTTAGTTAGACTTTCCACAAGACTTTGGAGTTTGTCTATtgaaatttgtgcccattcaggaaaaataacatttgtaaGGTTAGGAGCTGAAGTGGGGTGAGAAGACCTGGCTAACAATCAgcattccaattcatcccaaaaggtgttcaatagggttgaggtcaaggttctgtgcaggccacttgagTTCCTCAAGGTCTTTATGGGCCTAACTTTATACACAGATACATAATCATGCTGGGGAAGAAAAGGACGTTCCTCAAAGTGTTACCACAAAGTTGAAAAGCACACAGtggtctaaaatgtctttgtatgctctAGCATTGGCAGGGCCCCTCAGTCTAACCATGGATACCAGCACAAACTCTGAGAAACAGCTTCAGACCCTTATCCTCCTTCACTTTACTTTACAGTAGGTACTGTGCAATCTAGAAAACAACATTCTCTGATGGTCTCTAATAGTCTAATGGTGGCGTGCTTTACACTCGTAAACTGATGCTTGATATTGCACATGGCAGCTGCTCGGCGATGGAAACCCATCCCATGAAGCGCCTGACTCATAGTTCTTGCGCTGATGTTGCTGATGTTGTTTCCAGAGACAGTTTGGAACTCCGTTATGAGTGATGCAATAGATTAGAGGTGATTTTTATGTGCTTTGCATTTTAACAGTAAGCAGCCCTGCTCTGTGAGTTTGCAAGGTCTACCGCTTTGTGGCTGATGTGATGATGCTCCTAGATATATCAACTTCACAA carries:
- the LOC120521185 gene encoding sulfotransferase 2B1-like; protein product: MDNESKYLLFKGLLVPKICHTPESLKYAEEFCVRDDDVFAVTYPKSSTTWMQEIIPLILSDGDLTPIHTIPTWDRIPWLEETRAQLFLDSRPSPRAIASHLWYQHMPPSFFKSKAKVLYHQG